In the genome of Dyadobacter fermentans DSM 18053, the window AATGATTAGAATAGGTATGATTGGGGAAAAAACCGGCTGACACGTAACTGTGGTGGCAGGTTTCATGGTCGGTTGGCGCGTAACATGCGGGCGCGGTTTTGATCACAATGGACTGTCCGCCCTGTTGCGCAATCCACTCGCGGGCGCACCGGAGCAGGAATGCCAGCCGGGCTTCGCTGCAAGGTTGCAGGGGCAGTACTCCGCCGAAAGGCGCCGAAGGTGGCGAAATCCATTCATGAACGCCTGAGAGGCAGTGGAATACGGCCAAAATGACGGCGGATTCTTTGGAAGTTAGAATAAATGAATAAATTACGTCAGAACTCTGGAAAAGGAGATTTTCCCTGTGGAAGAAGAGCCACGGTACCGTAGCGGAAAAAGGGGCGTGGGGCGCCGGGAATACATCCACGCGGCTGTCGCCGTCGGTCCAGGAGCTTAATGAAGTGTGTGTAAAATTATTACTGACCGGGCGCAAAAGTTATAAGATGTGTGTTAAATGTGCTCAGATCAAGGAATTTGATAAAATATTGATATACTAATTTGATATTTTTTATGTTTAATACAATGCTGATTACTATTTTTGTTAATTCATCAAATCAGTTCAATGAGAATGTACAAGATTGTACTGGTTGGTAATCAGGATATTCAAACAAGGGCAATCATCATGCTGGAAATTGATTGTCCGGATTCATTTGACACCAGTAGTTTTTTACATCCATCGGACCCAACCCATCCATGAAACACATACTGATCGCCGAAGACCACGCAGTGGTAAGAATCGGTACCAAACACCTCCTCAAATCACTAATTCCGGATTCAACTATTTCGGACGTTGACGATTTTGACAAAATTCTTCAGGAACTGGAAACAAAGGCCTATGACCTCCTGATCCTGGATATCAATATCCCGGGCGGCAATACCACCAAAATGGTCGAAACGATCCGGACCAAATCGCCCGGTATCCGAATCCTGATGTTTTCGAGCTATGACGAACAGCTGTACGGCCTGATGTACCTCCAAGCAGGTGCCGACGGATACCTTTCGAAAGATGCGCCCGAAGAAGAGTTCAAAACCGCCGTTATGAGCGTTTTGAACAATAAAAAATACATGAGCGAAGATATGCAGCAAATGAATATCAATCGCCTCATCAATCCGAAGGAATACATGCCGGACCCGATCGTGAGCCTCTCGCCACGCGAAACCGACGTGATGAACCTTTTGAAGGAGGGACTAGGTACCGCCAAAATCGCAGAAAAACTGAATTTGCAGCTTTCTACCGTGAGTACCTACAAAGCCCGGATTTTTGAAAAACTGGGTGTGAAAAACATCGTAGAATTGATTACAAAGATCAAGTAATTGCATTAATGCATACGAAAAAAGGTTTCTGTACCCCGTGCAGAAACCTTTTTTTATGAAATCAATAAGCGTAAAATGCGTAAGCTGAGTGTAGATGAAATGGGCCGGATGTCGGTCGATGAGTTCAGGGAATCGGAGAAGTTCCCATTAGTAATTGTTTTGGATAATATCAGAAGTTTGAATAACATCGGATCGTTTTTCCGGACTGCCGATGCGTTCAGGGCTGAAAAAATAGTGCTTTGCGGATACACGCAGCAGCCGCCTCACCGTGAGATCACGCGGAGCGCGCTGGGCGCCGAAATGGCGGTGGCGTGGGAGAAAAACCCGAGCGCCGTCGACGCGGTGAATGCTTTGAAATCCCAGGGCTACAACGTGTGGTGCGTGGAGCAGGCCGAGGGTAGCGTGCTGTTGCAGGATTTTGAGCCGGCAGCGGGTGACCCCTACGCATTTGTATTTGGAAATGAGGTGGAAGGCGTGGCTGACGAGGTGATCGCGGCATCGGATGGTTGCCTGGAAATTCCGCAGTTTGGAACCAAGCATTCGTTCAACGTTTCGGTGTCGGCGGGGATCGTATTATGGGACTATATCAGGAAAAAGATAACAGAAAAATAATATGAAAAATTTGCTATTTATAAATTAATAATTGGTATTTGTAGGTTATTGTCTGGCCACAATTCAGACGCGAATTCCTCCCGTTCAGAGGGCTACGCTCCATGTATTATTAATGAATTCTTAATATCAGATTTATGAAATCCGCGACCAAGAAGTTATCGACAGAGCTTGCTGAAACACTTACCGGAAAAATTGAAGCAGTATCTGCCGGTTCGAAAAAAATAAAGAAATCGATCGAGAAAGCGGCTGCGAAACTGGCCAAAAAAGTAGCCAAATTCGAAAAGGAAAACCAGAAGAGAAAAGCGAAGGAAGCTAAAAACGCCGAGAAGAAATCGAAAGACAAAAAAGAAGGCAAGAAAAGTAAAGCCGAGAAGGCCGAAAAAGTAGCTGCATTGGTAGCAGCGGCATCGTCCAAAGCGCCGGTAGCTGCGCCCGCTAAGCCGACCGTCGGCAAGGAAGCCAGCGCGCCGAAAGTTGCTGCAAAACCTGCCGCAGCGAAAGCTGCACCTGCCAAACCGGCCGTAGCGCCGAAAACAGATGCCCCTGCGGCCGCTCCCGCTTCCGACAACGCATAATCAGCAGAACATTCCGTGCAAACGACCAGCAGCGAATCCGTTGCTGGTCGTTTGGCATTATAAGGTCAATGTATCCGGCCTATCGTCACCAGCAGGCGGCCCGTCAGGCCTCGCTCGGCGCGGTGAGAGAAGTAATCGTGGTTGTGAATTACGGTTGAATAGGGCGATACTTCGATGTTCCCGGGCCTT includes:
- a CDS encoding response regulator transcription factor, translated to MKHILIAEDHAVVRIGTKHLLKSLIPDSTISDVDDFDKILQELETKAYDLLILDINIPGGNTTKMVETIRTKSPGIRILMFSSYDEQLYGLMYLQAGADGYLSKDAPEEEFKTAVMSVLNNKKYMSEDMQQMNINRLINPKEYMPDPIVSLSPRETDVMNLLKEGLGTAKIAEKLNLQLSTVSTYKARIFEKLGVKNIVELITKIK
- a CDS encoding RNA methyltransferase — protein: MRKLSVDEMGRMSVDEFRESEKFPLVIVLDNIRSLNNIGSFFRTADAFRAEKIVLCGYTQQPPHREITRSALGAEMAVAWEKNPSAVDAVNALKSQGYNVWCVEQAEGSVLLQDFEPAAGDPYAFVFGNEVEGVADEVIAASDGCLEIPQFGTKHSFNVSVSAGIVLWDYIRKKITEK